Proteins found in one Thermoproteales archaeon genomic segment:
- a CDS encoding sulfite exporter TauE/SafE family protein translates to MDLISAAIMFAFGILAGIVGGLLGIGGCSIMLPALYFLFYYSLPCAIGTTITAVIVTAISGATAHFKMKNIDFLTAKIITVSGALGAVLGSILFIYLAGNTALLSAIVGFAFIYTAIRMIVEGARRKGGAPSGKGDKVPGSSSGKGLLGFIIGVLTGIIGLGGGYALVPSFIYIFKSPVKIAVGTSLASFISMALISGLFKLMTGNVDLIAALMLGLGTALGAQLGAKLVPKTPAWMIKLLFGLLFLYVSLRFILAGFGVRI, encoded by the coding sequence TCCTAGCCGGAATCGTCGGCGGGCTTTTGGGAATCGGCGGCTGCTCGATAATGCTACCAGCGCTATACTTCTTGTTCTACTATTCTCTGCCGTGCGCTATAGGCACCACGATTACGGCTGTCATAGTGACGGCTATATCCGGTGCTACCGCACACTTTAAAATGAAAAATATTGATTTTTTAACCGCTAAAATCATAACGGTAAGCGGGGCTCTTGGTGCCGTTCTAGGCTCGATACTCTTTATTTACCTCGCAGGAAACACTGCTTTGCTCAGCGCTATCGTAGGCTTCGCCTTTATATACACCGCTATTAGAATGATAGTAGAGGGAGCAAGAAGAAAAGGTGGAGCGCCTTCCGGTAAAGGAGATAAAGTACCTGGAAGCTCTTCTGGAAAGGGATTGTTAGGCTTTATTATAGGCGTATTGACCGGCATTATAGGCTTAGGCGGGGGCTATGCTCTAGTACCATCTTTTATATACATATTTAAATCTCCAGTGAAGATAGCCGTCGGTACCTCCCTAGCATCTTTTATATCAATGGCACTGATCTCTGGATTATTTAAATTAATGACTGGAAACGTTGATCTAATAGCAGCCTTAATGCTAGGCCTGGGCACGGCACTAGGCGCTCAGCTGGGCGCCAAGCTTGTTCCCAAAACGCCAGCTTGGATGATAAAGCTACTCTTTGGGCTGCTCTTCCTTTACGTATCTCTGAGATTTATACTAGCTGGGTTTGGAGTAAGGATTTAA